From a single Glycine soja cultivar W05 chromosome 19, ASM419377v2, whole genome shotgun sequence genomic region:
- the LOC114397915 gene encoding DEAD-box ATP-dependent RNA helicase 46-like isoform X1 — protein MAATATVSLMGPRYAPPDPTLPKPWRGLVDGKTGYLYFWNPETNVTQYERPSSSSASQSKFSSVPSSSVQVQQSSQGSQRGRSPDFSDRYDRNGTGGSNDAGSRNNQSSKGGSYTSHDVSNGTNVAGNGNSSVRGHGASDAGAGLSAESYRHRHEISVTGDNVPPPLASFGSTGFPSELLREVQNAGFSAPTPIQAQSWPIALQGRDIVAIAKTGSGKTLGYLIPAFIHLKRSGNNSKMGPTALVLSPTRELATQIQDEAMKFGKSSRISCACLYGGAPKGPQLRDIDRGADIVVATPGRLNDILEMRRISLNQVSYLVLDEADRMLDMGFEPQIRKIVNEVPNRRQTLMFTATWPKEVRKIAADLLVKPVQVNIGNVDELVANKSITQHVEVLPPMEKQRRLEHILRSQDQGSKIIIFCSTKKMCDQLARNLTRHFGAAAIHGDKSQAERDHVLSQFRTGRSPVLVATDVAARGLDIKDIRVVVNYDFPTGVEDYVHRIGRTGRAGATGLAYTFFGDQDAKYASDLIKVLEGANQKVPPELRDMSSRSGGGMGRSRRWGSGGRGGHGDSGYGGRNNDSGYGGRGNDAGYGGRGSDSNYGGRGTAASGRGGGRGFDHDSQRNDRGRSPDKGSSWSDRFKSVNRDRSRSPDRAALPQHSQGGSFHKAMMERGGGGGGDRNKSFNRDRSRSPSPHRQEKCPAVRDRSPVYSFHQSMMGRGQSSPSSQRQRARSPHRNSPPSQGDGRYGGSHSSYNGEVEEGMIPEEEGMIGQDDPVNVN, from the exons ATGGCTGCCACAGCAACTGTGTCTTTGATGGGTCCGAGGTATGCACCACCAGACCCAACACTCCCTAAACCATGGCGGGGTCTTGTGGATGGCAAGACTGGGTATCTTTACTTTTGGAATCCTGAGACTAATGTCACCCAGTATGAGAGGCCATCCTCAAGCTCAGCTTCCCAGTCAAAGTTTTCTTCAGTGCCCAGCTCTTCTGTCCAGGTTCAACAATCATCTCAAGGGTCGCAACGTGGTCGTAGTCCTGATTTCAGTGATAGGTATGATCGAAATGGCACTGGTGGGTCAAATGACGCCGGATCCCGGAACAATCAG AGTTCCAAAGGGGGAAGTTATACTTCTCATGATGTTTCAAATGGAACAAATGTTGCTGGCAATGGTAATTCTTCTGTCAGAGGTCATGGGGCTTCAGATGCTGGAGCTGGACTATCTGCTGAGTCTTATCGACATCGGCATGAAATATCTGTGACT gGAGACAATGTGCCTCCACCGCTTGCATCATTTGGGTCAACTGGCTTTCCATCTGAGCTTCTGAGAGAG GTACAAAATGCTGGGTTCTCAGCCCCAACTCCAATTCAGGCACAGTCATGGCCCATTGCTCTTCAAGGTAGAGATATAGTTGCCATTGCTAAAACAGGCTCAGGGAAAACCTTGGGATATTTAATTCCAGCATTTATTCACCTCAAGCGCTCTGGTAATAACTCCAAAATGGGCCCCACTGCATTGGTACTTTCACCAACAAGGGAGTTGGCAACACAGATACAAGATGAAGCCATGAAGTTTGGGAAATCATCTAGAATTTCATGTGCA tgtTTGTATGGAGGAGCACCAAAGGGTCCTCAACTGAGAGACATTGATCGTGGAGCAGATATTGTGGTAGCCACTCCTGGTCGCTTGAATGATATTCTTGAGATGAGAAGAATTAGTCTTAATCAGGTTTCTTACCTGGTGCTAGATGAGGCAGACAGGATGCTGGATATGGGTTTTGAACCTCAAATTAGGAAAATTGTGAATGAGGTGCCCAATCGCAGGCAAACTCTAATGTTTACTGCAACATGGCCAAAGGAGGTTAGGAAAATTGCAGCTGATCTGCTAGTCAAGCCTGTCCAGGTGAACATTGGGAATGTAGATGAGCTTGTTGCTAACAAGTCTATTACTCAG CATGTTGAAGTATTGCCACCAATGGAGAAACAAAGACGGCTGGAACATATTTTGCGGTCACAGGATCAAGGAtcaaagataattattttttgttctacCAAGAAAATGTGTGATCAACTTGCTCGTAATCTGACACGTCATTTCGGAGCTGCTGCTATTCATGGGGATAAATCCCAGGCTGAGAGGGATCATGTGTTGAGTCAGTTTCGAACTGGGAGGTCTCCTGTGCTAGTGGCCACAGATGTTGCTGCTCGGGGACTGGATATCAAGGACATTAG GGTGGTTGTCAATTATGACTTCCCTACAGGAGTGGAAGATTATGTTCATAGGATTGGAAGGACTGGAAGAGCTGGAGCCACTGGGCTAGCTTACACTTTCTTTGGTGACCAGGATGCTAAATATGCTTCAGATCTCATCAAAGTCTTGGAAGGTGCAAACCAGAAGGTACCTCCAGAACTTCGTGATATGTCATCACGGAGTGGTGGTGGGATGGGTAGATCCAGACGATGGGGTTCTGGGGGACGAGGTGGACATGGTGATTCTGGATATGGTGGAAGGAATAATGACTCTGGATATGGTGGAAGAGGTAATGATGCAGGATATGGTGGAAGAGGCAGTGATTCTAATTATGGAGGGAGGGGGACTGCTGCTTCTGGCAGAGGTGGAGGCCGTGGGTTTGACCATGACTCCCAGAG GAATGATAGGGGTCGGAGCCCAGACAAGGGATCTAGTTGGAGTGATCGCTTCAAAAGCGTCAACCGGGATCGCAGTCGTAGTCCTGACAGGGCTGCACTACCTCAACATTCCCAAGGTGGCAGCTTTCACAAGGCAATGATGGaacgtggtggtggtggtggtggtgatcgCAATAAGAGCTTTAACCGGGACCGAAGCCGCAGTCCTAGCCCTCATAGACAGGAGAAGTGCCCAGCGGTTCGAGATCGTTCCCCAGTTTACAGTTTTCATCAATCAATGATGGGACGAGGTCAGTCATCCCCTTCATCTCAACGGCAGCGTGCACGCAGTCCTCACCGAAACTCACCCCCCTCCCAGGGTGATGGAAGATATGGTGGATCTCATTCATCTTACAATGGAGAAGTGGAGGAAGGGATGATTCCCGAGGAAGAAGGAATGATTGGTCAAGATGATCCCGTAAATGTCAATTAG
- the LOC114397915 gene encoding DEAD-box ATP-dependent RNA helicase 46-like isoform X2, producing MGPRYAPPDPTLPKPWRGLVDGKTGYLYFWNPETNVTQYERPSSSSASQSKFSSVPSSSVQVQQSSQGSQRGRSPDFSDRYDRNGTGGSNDAGSRNNQSSKGGSYTSHDVSNGTNVAGNGNSSVRGHGASDAGAGLSAESYRHRHEISVTGDNVPPPLASFGSTGFPSELLREVQNAGFSAPTPIQAQSWPIALQGRDIVAIAKTGSGKTLGYLIPAFIHLKRSGNNSKMGPTALVLSPTRELATQIQDEAMKFGKSSRISCACLYGGAPKGPQLRDIDRGADIVVATPGRLNDILEMRRISLNQVSYLVLDEADRMLDMGFEPQIRKIVNEVPNRRQTLMFTATWPKEVRKIAADLLVKPVQVNIGNVDELVANKSITQHVEVLPPMEKQRRLEHILRSQDQGSKIIIFCSTKKMCDQLARNLTRHFGAAAIHGDKSQAERDHVLSQFRTGRSPVLVATDVAARGLDIKDIRVVVNYDFPTGVEDYVHRIGRTGRAGATGLAYTFFGDQDAKYASDLIKVLEGANQKVPPELRDMSSRSGGGMGRSRRWGSGGRGGHGDSGYGGRNNDSGYGGRGNDAGYGGRGSDSNYGGRGTAASGRGGGRGFDHDSQRNDRGRSPDKGSSWSDRFKSVNRDRSRSPDRAALPQHSQGGSFHKAMMERGGGGGGDRNKSFNRDRSRSPSPHRQEKCPAVRDRSPVYSFHQSMMGRGQSSPSSQRQRARSPHRNSPPSQGDGRYGGSHSSYNGEVEEGMIPEEEGMIGQDDPVNVN from the exons ATGGGTCCGAGGTATGCACCACCAGACCCAACACTCCCTAAACCATGGCGGGGTCTTGTGGATGGCAAGACTGGGTATCTTTACTTTTGGAATCCTGAGACTAATGTCACCCAGTATGAGAGGCCATCCTCAAGCTCAGCTTCCCAGTCAAAGTTTTCTTCAGTGCCCAGCTCTTCTGTCCAGGTTCAACAATCATCTCAAGGGTCGCAACGTGGTCGTAGTCCTGATTTCAGTGATAGGTATGATCGAAATGGCACTGGTGGGTCAAATGACGCCGGATCCCGGAACAATCAG AGTTCCAAAGGGGGAAGTTATACTTCTCATGATGTTTCAAATGGAACAAATGTTGCTGGCAATGGTAATTCTTCTGTCAGAGGTCATGGGGCTTCAGATGCTGGAGCTGGACTATCTGCTGAGTCTTATCGACATCGGCATGAAATATCTGTGACT gGAGACAATGTGCCTCCACCGCTTGCATCATTTGGGTCAACTGGCTTTCCATCTGAGCTTCTGAGAGAG GTACAAAATGCTGGGTTCTCAGCCCCAACTCCAATTCAGGCACAGTCATGGCCCATTGCTCTTCAAGGTAGAGATATAGTTGCCATTGCTAAAACAGGCTCAGGGAAAACCTTGGGATATTTAATTCCAGCATTTATTCACCTCAAGCGCTCTGGTAATAACTCCAAAATGGGCCCCACTGCATTGGTACTTTCACCAACAAGGGAGTTGGCAACACAGATACAAGATGAAGCCATGAAGTTTGGGAAATCATCTAGAATTTCATGTGCA tgtTTGTATGGAGGAGCACCAAAGGGTCCTCAACTGAGAGACATTGATCGTGGAGCAGATATTGTGGTAGCCACTCCTGGTCGCTTGAATGATATTCTTGAGATGAGAAGAATTAGTCTTAATCAGGTTTCTTACCTGGTGCTAGATGAGGCAGACAGGATGCTGGATATGGGTTTTGAACCTCAAATTAGGAAAATTGTGAATGAGGTGCCCAATCGCAGGCAAACTCTAATGTTTACTGCAACATGGCCAAAGGAGGTTAGGAAAATTGCAGCTGATCTGCTAGTCAAGCCTGTCCAGGTGAACATTGGGAATGTAGATGAGCTTGTTGCTAACAAGTCTATTACTCAG CATGTTGAAGTATTGCCACCAATGGAGAAACAAAGACGGCTGGAACATATTTTGCGGTCACAGGATCAAGGAtcaaagataattattttttgttctacCAAGAAAATGTGTGATCAACTTGCTCGTAATCTGACACGTCATTTCGGAGCTGCTGCTATTCATGGGGATAAATCCCAGGCTGAGAGGGATCATGTGTTGAGTCAGTTTCGAACTGGGAGGTCTCCTGTGCTAGTGGCCACAGATGTTGCTGCTCGGGGACTGGATATCAAGGACATTAG GGTGGTTGTCAATTATGACTTCCCTACAGGAGTGGAAGATTATGTTCATAGGATTGGAAGGACTGGAAGAGCTGGAGCCACTGGGCTAGCTTACACTTTCTTTGGTGACCAGGATGCTAAATATGCTTCAGATCTCATCAAAGTCTTGGAAGGTGCAAACCAGAAGGTACCTCCAGAACTTCGTGATATGTCATCACGGAGTGGTGGTGGGATGGGTAGATCCAGACGATGGGGTTCTGGGGGACGAGGTGGACATGGTGATTCTGGATATGGTGGAAGGAATAATGACTCTGGATATGGTGGAAGAGGTAATGATGCAGGATATGGTGGAAGAGGCAGTGATTCTAATTATGGAGGGAGGGGGACTGCTGCTTCTGGCAGAGGTGGAGGCCGTGGGTTTGACCATGACTCCCAGAG GAATGATAGGGGTCGGAGCCCAGACAAGGGATCTAGTTGGAGTGATCGCTTCAAAAGCGTCAACCGGGATCGCAGTCGTAGTCCTGACAGGGCTGCACTACCTCAACATTCCCAAGGTGGCAGCTTTCACAAGGCAATGATGGaacgtggtggtggtggtggtggtgatcgCAATAAGAGCTTTAACCGGGACCGAAGCCGCAGTCCTAGCCCTCATAGACAGGAGAAGTGCCCAGCGGTTCGAGATCGTTCCCCAGTTTACAGTTTTCATCAATCAATGATGGGACGAGGTCAGTCATCCCCTTCATCTCAACGGCAGCGTGCACGCAGTCCTCACCGAAACTCACCCCCCTCCCAGGGTGATGGAAGATATGGTGGATCTCATTCATCTTACAATGGAGAAGTGGAGGAAGGGATGATTCCCGAGGAAGAAGGAATGATTGGTCAAGATGATCCCGTAAATGTCAATTAG
- the LOC114400443 gene encoding DNA (cytosine-5)-methyltransferase DRM2-like isoform X1, which produces MGGDDFDWNTDDELEIENYNSSSSCLTLPNGDAGEASSSAVLANSKVLDHFVNMGFSREMVSKVIQEYGEENEDKLLEELLSYKALESSPQPQQRIEPDPCSSENAGSSWDDFSDTDIFSDDEEIAKTMSENDDTLRSLVKMGYKQEEALVAIERLGPNASLEELVDFIGVAQMAKAEDALLPPEEKLQYNDYAKSNKRRFYDYEVLGRKKPRGCEKKILNEDDDEEDEALHLPNPMIGFGVPTESSFITHRRIPEDAIGPPYFYYENVALAPKGVWQTISRFLYDVQPEFVDSKFFCAAARKRGYIHNLPIQNRFPLLPLPPRTIHEAFPLTKKWWPSWDTRTKLNCLQTCIGSAKLTERIRKAVEIYDEDPPESVQKFVLHQCRKWNLVWVGRNKVAPLEPDEVETLLGFPRNHTRGGGISRTDRYKSLGNSFQVDTVAYHLSVLKEMYPNGINLLSLFSGIGGAEVALHRLGIPLKNVVSVEKSEVNRNIVRSWWEQTNQKGNLYDIDDVRELDGDRLEQLMSTFGGFDLIVGGSPCNNLAGSNRVSRDGLEGKESSLFFDYFRILDLVKNMSAKYR; this is translated from the exons ATG GGAGGAGATGATTTTGATTGGAATACTGATGATGAGCTTGAAATTGAGAACTATAACTCTTCATCTTCATGTTTAACCCTTCCTAATGGGGATGCTGGAGAG GCAAGCTCGTCTGCAGTTTTGGCTAATTCCAAGGTACTTGACCACTTCGTCAACATGGGATTTTCTAGAGAAATGGTTTCTAAAGTAATTCAGGAATATG gtgaagaaaatgaagataaaCTACTTGAAGAACTTCTCTCATACAAG GCTCTGGAAAGTTCTCCCCAACCACAGCAGCGAATTGAGCCAGATCCTTGTTCTTCAGAGAATGCAGGGAGCTCTTGGGATGATTTCTCTGATACTGATATTTTTTCTGATGATGAA gaaatTGCAAAAACTATGTCTGAGAATGATGATACCTTACGGTCTTTGGTGAAAATGGGCTACAAACAAGAGGAAGCTTTAGTTGCCATAGAAAGATTAG GCCCAAATGCCTCACTTGAAGAATTGGTAGATTTTATAGGTGTTGCTCAAATGGCAAAGGCTGAGGATGCTCTTCTGCCTCCTGAAGAAAAG ttACAATACAATGACTATGCTAAGTCCAATAAACGAAGATTTTATGATTATGAAGTGCTGGGAAGGAAAAAGCCTAGGGGATGTGAGAAGAAAATCCtcaatgaagatgatgatgaggaAGATGAAGCTCTTCATCTTCCAAACCCAATGATTGGGTTTGGTGTACCTACAGAGTCGAGCTTCATAACACACAGAAGGATTCCAGAAGATGCCATTGGGCCTCCTTACTTCTATTATGAGAATGTAGCCTTAGCACCGAAAGGTGTTTGGCAAACAATTTCAAGATTCTTGTATGATGTTCAACCCGAGTTTGTAGATTCAAAGTTTTTCTGTGCTGCAGCCAGGAAAAGGGGATATATTCACAATCTCCCCATCCAAAATAGGTTCCCACTTCTACCACTTCCACCGCGCACAATACACGAGGCTTTTCCCCTAACAAAGAAGTGGTGGCCTTCATGGGATACTAGGACCAAGCTTAATTGTTTGCAAACATGTATTGGCAGTGCAAAACTAACAGAAAGAATTAGGAAAGCTGTAGAAATCTATGATGAAGATCCACCTGAAAGTGTACAGAAGTTTGTTCTTCATCAGTGTAGGAAATGGAATTTGGTTTGGGTGGGAAGGAATAAGGTTGCTCCATTAGAGCCTGATGAAGTAGAAACGCTGCTGGGCTTCCCAAGGAACCACACCAGAGGAGGTGGAATAAGTAGGACTGACAGATACAAGTCACTTGGTAATTCATTCCAG GTTGACACTGTGGCATACCACTTGTCAGTTCTGAAGGAGATGTATCCTAATGGTATcaatcttctttctctcttttctggAATTGGTGGGGCAGAGGTAGCTCTTCATCGGCTCGGCATCCCTCTCAAGAATGTTGTGTCTGTTGAAAAATCAGAAGTGAATAGGAATATTGTTAGAAGTTGGTGGGAGCAAACAAATCAGAAAGGTAATCTATATGACATTGACGATGTAAGGGAGCTAGACGGTGATCGCTTGGAGCAGCTGATGAGCACATTTGGTGGTTTTGATCTAATTGTTGGTGGCAGTCCATGTAATAATCTGGCTGGTAGCAACAGGGTCAGCCGGGATGGACTGGAGGGAAAAGAATCTTCTCTCTTCTTTGATTACTTTAGGATTCTAGACTTAGTAAAAAATATGTCAGCTAAATATCGATAA
- the LOC114400443 gene encoding DNA (cytosine-5)-methyltransferase DRM2-like isoform X2: MVKKMKINYLKNFSHTRLWKVLPNHSSELSQILVLQRMQGALGMISLILIFFLMMKDLYNFIFLLQRTMKCHHASTCFYKHLWEEIAKTMSENDDTLRSLVKMGYKQEEALVAIERLGPNASLEELVDFIGVAQMAKAEDALLPPEEKLQYNDYAKSNKRRFYDYEVLGRKKPRGCEKKILNEDDDEEDEALHLPNPMIGFGVPTESSFITHRRIPEDAIGPPYFYYENVALAPKGVWQTISRFLYDVQPEFVDSKFFCAAARKRGYIHNLPIQNRFPLLPLPPRTIHEAFPLTKKWWPSWDTRTKLNCLQTCIGSAKLTERIRKAVEIYDEDPPESVQKFVLHQCRKWNLVWVGRNKVAPLEPDEVETLLGFPRNHTRGGGISRTDRYKSLGNSFQVDTVAYHLSVLKEMYPNGINLLSLFSGIGGAEVALHRLGIPLKNVVSVEKSEVNRNIVRSWWEQTNQKGNLYDIDDVRELDGDRLEQLMSTFGGFDLIVGGSPCNNLAGSNRVSRDGLEGKESSLFFDYFRILDLVKNMSAKYR, translated from the exons ATG gtgaagaaaatgaagataaaCTACTTGAAGAACTTCTCTCATACAAG GCTCTGGAAAGTTCTCCCCAACCACAGCAGCGAATTGAGCCAGATCCTTGTTCTTCAGAGAATGCAGGGAGCTCTTGGGATGATTTCTCTGATACTGATATTTTTTCTGATGATGAA GGACTTGTACAATTTCATTTTCCTACTTCAAAGAACAATGAAATGTCATCATGCTTCCACTTGCTTTTACAAACATTTATGGGAG gaaatTGCAAAAACTATGTCTGAGAATGATGATACCTTACGGTCTTTGGTGAAAATGGGCTACAAACAAGAGGAAGCTTTAGTTGCCATAGAAAGATTAG GCCCAAATGCCTCACTTGAAGAATTGGTAGATTTTATAGGTGTTGCTCAAATGGCAAAGGCTGAGGATGCTCTTCTGCCTCCTGAAGAAAAG ttACAATACAATGACTATGCTAAGTCCAATAAACGAAGATTTTATGATTATGAAGTGCTGGGAAGGAAAAAGCCTAGGGGATGTGAGAAGAAAATCCtcaatgaagatgatgatgaggaAGATGAAGCTCTTCATCTTCCAAACCCAATGATTGGGTTTGGTGTACCTACAGAGTCGAGCTTCATAACACACAGAAGGATTCCAGAAGATGCCATTGGGCCTCCTTACTTCTATTATGAGAATGTAGCCTTAGCACCGAAAGGTGTTTGGCAAACAATTTCAAGATTCTTGTATGATGTTCAACCCGAGTTTGTAGATTCAAAGTTTTTCTGTGCTGCAGCCAGGAAAAGGGGATATATTCACAATCTCCCCATCCAAAATAGGTTCCCACTTCTACCACTTCCACCGCGCACAATACACGAGGCTTTTCCCCTAACAAAGAAGTGGTGGCCTTCATGGGATACTAGGACCAAGCTTAATTGTTTGCAAACATGTATTGGCAGTGCAAAACTAACAGAAAGAATTAGGAAAGCTGTAGAAATCTATGATGAAGATCCACCTGAAAGTGTACAGAAGTTTGTTCTTCATCAGTGTAGGAAATGGAATTTGGTTTGGGTGGGAAGGAATAAGGTTGCTCCATTAGAGCCTGATGAAGTAGAAACGCTGCTGGGCTTCCCAAGGAACCACACCAGAGGAGGTGGAATAAGTAGGACTGACAGATACAAGTCACTTGGTAATTCATTCCAG GTTGACACTGTGGCATACCACTTGTCAGTTCTGAAGGAGATGTATCCTAATGGTATcaatcttctttctctcttttctggAATTGGTGGGGCAGAGGTAGCTCTTCATCGGCTCGGCATCCCTCTCAAGAATGTTGTGTCTGTTGAAAAATCAGAAGTGAATAGGAATATTGTTAGAAGTTGGTGGGAGCAAACAAATCAGAAAGGTAATCTATATGACATTGACGATGTAAGGGAGCTAGACGGTGATCGCTTGGAGCAGCTGATGAGCACATTTGGTGGTTTTGATCTAATTGTTGGTGGCAGTCCATGTAATAATCTGGCTGGTAGCAACAGGGTCAGCCGGGATGGACTGGAGGGAAAAGAATCTTCTCTCTTCTTTGATTACTTTAGGATTCTAGACTTAGTAAAAAATATGTCAGCTAAATATCGATAA